A window of the Lactuca sativa cultivar Salinas chromosome 7, Lsat_Salinas_v11, whole genome shotgun sequence genome harbors these coding sequences:
- the LOC111890973 gene encoding stigma-specific STIG1-like protein 1: MMNHSKFIKIAMLLALVFMIQATKEESLIIDDENLDTENMETPTLEPEQQVFLRTSRFLAQKQQATKMTCDKNPRLCRAKGSLGPDCCKKKCVNVMSDNMNCGLCGKKCKYSEICCKGKCVNPRSDKKHCGSCGNKCMKGNVCMHGMCSYAT; the protein is encoded by the coding sequence ATGATGAATCATTCAAAGTTCATAAAGATAGCCATGCTTCTTGCTTTAGTGTTCATGATACAAGCAACTAAAGAAGAATCATTGATCATTGATGATGAAAATCTGGATACTGAAAACATGGAAACCCCAACATTAGAACCCGAGCAACAAGTCTTTCTAAGGACTAGTCGTTTTCTTGCCCAAAAACAACAAGCCAccaaaatgacatgtgacaaaaaccCTAGACTTTGTAGGGCAAAAGGAAGTCTAGGACCTGATTGTTGCAAGAAGAAATGTGTTAATGTGATGAGTGACAATATGAATTGTGGGTTATGTGGGAAGAAATGTAAGTATTCAGAAATTTGTTGCAAAGGGAAGTGTGTCAACCCGAGATCGGATAAGAAGCATTGTGGGAGTTGTGGTAACAAGTGCATGAAAGGGAATGTATGCATGCATGGGATGTGTAGCTATGCtacttaa